A window of Hymenobacter aerilatus contains these coding sequences:
- a CDS encoding nucleotide-diphospho-sugar transferase produces the protein MTPSATLSAATALDTPVLLLIFSRPDTTRRVFDTIRQARPTRLYVAADGPRPNHPTDAVRCAETRAIVEEVDWPCEVFTLFQEKNLNCGVGPVTAINWFFSHETEGIILEDDCVPSPSFFQFCQELLARYRDDTRVMHIGGNNFGSEAQRPLGPDAPSYYFSEQRNSWGWATWRRAWDMYDYHLSGFREAVASGAFDGVFSSSLERRYRLGKMRGVLALPSPPDVWDYQWEYTIAMNSGLYIVPAVNLVGNIGFGNNSTHTHDDGDMMGALPAQELSFPLRHPAYVRLDRPRDRKRFNEFLRSRLSAIVRRVFAGQKPVASGLQSPKTKTAASAPEVVPANSLSS, from the coding sequence ATGACCCCCTCTGCTACCCTGTCTGCTGCTACGGCCTTAGATACGCCGGTGCTGCTGCTGATTTTCAGCCGGCCCGACACCACCCGGCGCGTGTTTGATACCATCCGCCAGGCGCGGCCTACCCGGCTCTACGTGGCCGCCGACGGCCCGCGCCCCAACCACCCTACCGACGCTGTGCGTTGCGCCGAAACCCGCGCCATTGTGGAGGAAGTGGATTGGCCGTGTGAAGTATTCACGTTGTTTCAAGAGAAAAACCTGAACTGTGGGGTAGGGCCCGTCACGGCCATCAACTGGTTTTTTAGCCACGAAACGGAAGGCATTATTCTGGAAGACGACTGCGTGCCCTCGCCCAGCTTCTTCCAGTTTTGCCAGGAATTGCTGGCCCGCTACCGCGACGATACCCGCGTGATGCACATTGGCGGCAACAACTTTGGCTCCGAAGCGCAACGACCGCTGGGGCCCGACGCGCCTTCTTACTACTTCTCGGAGCAACGCAACAGCTGGGGTTGGGCCACTTGGCGCCGTGCTTGGGACATGTACGATTACCATCTTTCGGGTTTCCGGGAGGCCGTTGCCAGTGGCGCTTTCGATGGCGTGTTCAGCAGCTCCCTGGAACGGCGCTACCGCTTGGGTAAGATGCGCGGCGTACTGGCCCTACCCTCGCCGCCTGATGTGTGGGACTACCAGTGGGAGTACACCATTGCTATGAACTCGGGCCTGTATATTGTGCCGGCCGTGAACCTGGTGGGCAATATTGGCTTCGGCAACAACTCCACTCACACCCACGACGACGGCGACATGATGGGCGCCCTACCCGCGCAGGAGCTGAGCTTCCCATTGCGCCACCCCGCCTACGTGCGCCTCGACCGGCCCCGCGACCGGAAGCGCTTCAACGAGTTTCTGCGCAGCCGCTTGTCGGCCATCGTGCGGCGGGTGTTTGCCGGGCAGAAGCCAGTGGCTTCGGGTTTGCAAAGCCCTAAAACAAAAACGGCGGCATCAGCGCCGGAGGTAGTGCCCGCCAATTCGCTGTCGTCATGA
- a CDS encoding polysaccharide biosynthesis tyrosine autokinase yields METRSAFSEEIDLHELFFKLRRRWPWFVGCLLLAGLGAWLYLAVKSPVYDYQSTMLIGDQSTGSKQTQELLQLLDNNKQRGVKIEDEVGLLTSADMVRRTLEQLPFSVSYYAVPNSWLNSVRKLKVRERATGGVPFQVQTLADKPQLTGVPVYVEPLANGRFRVHAEADKGELRQLFSGELVREVEDVQFDQTIAAGDTLRTPLLSVVINTEPGYPATGSEQYFFRLNDMSSLTADYQQRLKVQPTEHESRILLLSIRGSVPEKEQRFLNTLMTTYVQDDLNQKNETGRKTIAFLDNEIGKLSNSRSRSTANLSSFRASRNVVDVGVQSGVDIQQQAQLGTMRARVATDQKFYESMLSYLRQHRGKSQVATLSSAGVSDPTVTHLIEQLTDLNNERAVLAVNASDINPQVVALDEKISTTKEQLIQTLGSLARTSEIALRDLDQQLSAVRSQLSSTPENERQLNSLQTTSESTEKNYSFLVQKRNEAAIALATNTTDKKIVDPARQTGLGPAAPKPPLVALLALLAGLAIPTSLVLLIDKTNRRVQGKEDLARITDIPLLGVIPHGTSKDRRVQTQDPRSPIVEAFRSIRVNLQYLSAGLDKRVIGVTSSVPGEGKTFCSVHLAAELARSGRRVILLECDMRRPAVAPYLGIDHKAPQGLSTYLSGQSTLEEARIVTDIPNLDVLACGPIPHNPTELLESKRLVDLIMLLKEEYDYLMVDIPPMGYVSEFFVLLQHLDANLYVVRQNYTDREMVGQIDELYRDQKVKQLYTVINDVHFANTYEYRYKTKAYNYGS; encoded by the coding sequence ATGGAAACCCGTTCTGCTTTTTCAGAGGAAATAGATTTGCACGAGCTTTTTTTTAAGCTCCGGCGTCGCTGGCCGTGGTTTGTGGGCTGCCTGCTACTCGCGGGCTTAGGCGCGTGGCTGTATCTGGCTGTAAAATCACCGGTATACGACTACCAGTCGACCATGCTTATTGGCGACCAGTCTACCGGCTCCAAGCAAACCCAAGAACTGCTTCAATTGCTGGACAACAACAAGCAGCGTGGAGTAAAGATTGAGGATGAGGTAGGGCTGCTCACCTCAGCCGACATGGTGCGCCGCACGCTGGAGCAACTGCCTTTTTCCGTGAGCTACTACGCCGTGCCTAACTCTTGGCTGAACTCGGTTCGCAAGCTGAAAGTGCGCGAACGGGCCACAGGGGGCGTGCCATTTCAGGTGCAAACCCTAGCTGATAAGCCACAGTTGACGGGAGTACCCGTGTATGTAGAGCCTCTAGCTAATGGTCGTTTCCGGGTGCACGCCGAGGCCGACAAGGGCGAGCTGCGCCAGTTGTTCTCGGGCGAACTGGTGCGCGAGGTAGAAGATGTGCAGTTTGACCAGACCATAGCGGCAGGCGACACGCTCCGCACGCCTTTGCTGTCGGTCGTCATTAATACCGAGCCGGGCTACCCCGCTACTGGTAGTGAGCAGTACTTCTTCCGACTCAATGATATGAGCAGCTTGACTGCTGACTATCAGCAGCGCCTGAAAGTGCAACCCACTGAGCATGAGTCGCGGATTCTGCTCTTGAGCATTCGGGGCAGTGTGCCTGAAAAGGAGCAACGCTTCCTGAATACGCTGATGACCACCTACGTACAGGATGACCTGAACCAGAAAAATGAAACGGGCCGCAAGACCATTGCTTTTCTGGACAATGAGATTGGCAAACTGTCAAATTCTCGTTCCCGCTCCACTGCCAACCTCAGCTCTTTCCGGGCTTCCCGCAACGTGGTAGACGTAGGCGTGCAGTCGGGTGTAGACATTCAGCAGCAGGCACAGTTGGGCACCATGCGCGCCCGTGTGGCCACCGATCAGAAATTCTACGAAAGCATGCTGTCTTACTTGCGGCAGCACCGCGGCAAGTCGCAGGTAGCGACCCTCAGCAGCGCCGGCGTTTCCGATCCTACGGTTACGCATTTGATTGAGCAGCTCACGGACCTGAACAACGAGCGCGCCGTATTGGCCGTGAATGCCAGCGACATAAACCCCCAGGTGGTGGCATTGGACGAAAAAATCAGCACTACCAAGGAGCAGCTGATTCAGACCTTGGGTAGCTTGGCCCGCACCTCGGAAATTGCTCTACGCGATTTGGACCAGCAGTTGAGCGCTGTGCGTAGCCAGCTGAGCAGCACCCCCGAAAACGAGCGTCAGCTGAACTCGCTGCAAACTACGAGCGAATCCACCGAGAAGAATTACAGCTTTCTGGTGCAAAAGCGCAACGAAGCCGCCATTGCGCTGGCTACCAACACTACGGATAAGAAAATCGTGGACCCAGCCCGGCAAACTGGTCTTGGTCCGGCAGCGCCTAAGCCGCCGCTGGTAGCGCTGCTGGCTCTGCTGGCTGGCTTGGCCATCCCTACCAGTTTGGTGTTGCTGATCGACAAGACTAATCGCCGCGTGCAGGGCAAAGAAGACCTAGCGCGCATTACAGATATTCCGCTGCTGGGCGTGATTCCGCACGGTACCAGCAAGGACCGCCGCGTGCAGACCCAGGACCCACGTAGCCCCATTGTGGAAGCCTTCCGCTCAATTCGGGTAAACCTGCAATACCTCTCGGCTGGCCTCGACAAGCGCGTTATCGGCGTTACGTCGTCGGTGCCGGGCGAGGGCAAAACCTTCTGCTCGGTGCACTTGGCCGCCGAGCTGGCCCGCAGCGGCCGCCGCGTGATTTTGCTGGAATGCGATATGCGCCGCCCGGCTGTGGCGCCCTACCTGGGCATCGACCACAAGGCACCCCAAGGCCTGAGCACCTACCTGAGCGGCCAAAGCACGCTGGAAGAAGCCCGCATTGTGACCGACATTCCAAACCTGGATGTGCTGGCCTGCGGCCCGATTCCGCATAACCCCACGGAGCTGTTGGAGTCGAAGCGCCTGGTAGACCTGATTATGCTACTCAAGGAGGAGTATGACTACCTGATGGTAGATATTCCGCCCATGGGCTATGTATCAGAGTTCTTTGTGCTGCTCCAGCACCTGGATGCTAACCTATATGTAGTGCGCCAAAACTACACCGACCGCGAAATGGTAGGGCAAATCGACGAGCTGTATCGCGACCAGAAGGTGAAGCAATTGTACACTGTCATCAACGACGTGCACTTCGCCAATACCTACGAGTACCGCTATAAAACCAAAGCCTATAATTACGGCAGCTAG
- a CDS encoding glycosyltransferase family 4 protein, whose translation MNILLTSLMVPGAPSGVRVHYERLAEQLQREGHTVTVITQASLRPMVRRAIGVFRRALGLFGQSGTRIGIELGFVAEIYFAIDRTARYDVVNAQDVSSGWAARLALRDQAPVIVTGHFNDHPAEELVHQLHLSGLSARFLHRWYTFLLRKTQFFIGVSDYVLQRTLPWLPADAQSTVVYNGVDMTPPAEPTLPASVPDLRAMFPNRTIVLNVGQLEPRKNQRYLVQVAAALRQQYTDFVLVLVGKGEDEEHLRQQIAAAGLEQHVVLLGYHREIMALLRTANLYVHAATRENCPLVLLEAMATECPAVALAVGGIPELLAPTPEALIPVATPPVELADYLQELLTTPTRVEQLRQRQHAFGRTHFDAHVMLANTLAFFEQARQLPAPTPTHPARVPTPARPQPAMQAR comes from the coding sequence ATGAACATCCTGCTGACCTCCTTAATGGTTCCGGGTGCCCCTTCTGGGGTGCGCGTGCACTACGAGCGACTGGCCGAGCAACTTCAGCGCGAAGGCCATACCGTGACGGTAATCACGCAGGCCAGCTTGCGGCCAATGGTACGACGCGCCATTGGAGTTTTCCGTCGTGCCCTAGGCCTATTTGGCCAATCGGGTACGCGCATAGGGATAGAACTAGGCTTCGTAGCTGAGATATATTTTGCCATCGACCGCACCGCCCGCTACGATGTGGTGAATGCACAGGACGTAAGTAGTGGCTGGGCTGCCCGGCTAGCCCTGCGCGACCAGGCACCCGTAATCGTAACCGGCCACTTCAACGACCACCCGGCCGAGGAACTGGTGCATCAACTGCACCTTTCAGGCCTGTCGGCGCGCTTTCTGCACCGTTGGTACACGTTTCTGCTGCGCAAAACGCAGTTTTTCATTGGGGTATCGGATTACGTGCTGCAACGCACCCTACCCTGGCTACCGGCCGATGCCCAATCAACCGTTGTATACAACGGCGTGGACATGACGCCTCCCGCTGAGCCTACTCTCCCAGCCAGCGTACCCGATCTGCGGGCGATGTTTCCTAATCGGACTATCGTGTTAAACGTAGGGCAATTGGAGCCGCGCAAAAATCAGCGGTACCTAGTACAGGTAGCCGCCGCGCTCCGGCAACAATACACTGATTTTGTGTTGGTGCTAGTAGGTAAGGGCGAAGACGAGGAGCATCTGCGCCAGCAAATTGCCGCGGCCGGCTTGGAACAGCACGTGGTGCTGCTAGGCTACCACCGCGAGATAATGGCCCTGCTGCGCACCGCCAACCTCTACGTGCACGCCGCCACCCGCGAAAACTGCCCACTGGTGTTGCTCGAAGCTATGGCCACCGAGTGCCCAGCCGTGGCGCTGGCAGTGGGCGGCATCCCGGAGCTACTGGCGCCTACCCCCGAAGCACTGATACCAGTTGCTACGCCACCAGTCGAGCTGGCAGACTATCTACAAGAACTCCTCACAACTCCGACACGAGTGGAGCAGCTGCGGCAGCGGCAGCACGCCTTCGGGCGCACGCACTTCGATGCCCACGTGATGCTGGCGAATACGCTGGCTTTCTTCGAGCAGGCCCGGCAACTGCCTGCCCCAACGCCTACCCACCCGGCAAGGGTGCCTACCCCGGCGCGACCCCAACCCGCTATGCAAGCGCGCTAA
- a CDS encoding glycosyltransferase family 4 protein, with protein MKILWLAPYPHPSEPAAHPVPWVGTLAELLRQQPGVELTILNWTHRIDKPVDEFDRDGMHFIYLKVPKVRTDILTLYQWRIAIVKKYLRQHYKEYDVLHLHGSELQLPAMTASLPAPMVLSVQGIVSEYARVVPQKFSMLKFLWTLAGFYEKRYLPTVHNFSCRTDWDKFHTKRLSPGARIFHNWETIRPEFFEEADKPAPTQPARPQALFVGGKQEIKGFKEMLMGFDLIRQQAPDMRLVIVGRLEPADVAAVAAKYNLQHIGPEHVECRPFQTGAGLARLCRESFCLLHPSYIDNSPNSVCEAQLMGLPVVASDVGGVASLITEGETGLLCDLTPASLARQTLRLYHDPALYQRVVTQAQAVARERHNPDTIIQRTLAMYEAVRDSVPTAAAAPAVAATA; from the coding sequence ATGAAAATTCTCTGGCTTGCCCCTTATCCTCACCCTTCTGAGCCCGCGGCGCACCCCGTTCCGTGGGTAGGCACGCTGGCAGAGTTGCTGCGCCAGCAGCCCGGCGTGGAGCTAACCATCCTGAACTGGACGCACCGCATCGACAAGCCCGTGGATGAGTTTGACCGCGATGGCATGCACTTCATCTACCTGAAAGTGCCTAAGGTGCGCACCGATATTCTGACGCTTTACCAGTGGCGCATTGCCATTGTGAAGAAGTACCTGCGGCAGCATTACAAAGAGTACGACGTGCTGCACCTGCACGGCTCGGAGCTGCAACTACCCGCCATGACGGCCAGCCTACCCGCACCTATGGTGCTATCAGTGCAGGGTATCGTATCGGAGTACGCCAGGGTAGTGCCCCAGAAGTTTTCGATGCTGAAGTTTCTGTGGACGCTGGCGGGCTTCTATGAGAAGCGCTACCTGCCCACAGTGCACAACTTCTCCTGTCGTACCGATTGGGACAAGTTCCACACGAAGCGCCTGAGCCCCGGCGCCCGCATCTTCCACAACTGGGAGACGATTCGGCCCGAGTTTTTCGAGGAGGCTGATAAGCCCGCGCCGACGCAACCCGCCCGCCCGCAGGCGCTGTTTGTAGGGGGCAAGCAGGAAATCAAGGGTTTCAAGGAAATGCTGATGGGCTTCGACCTCATTCGCCAGCAAGCCCCCGACATGCGCCTCGTGATTGTAGGCCGCTTGGAGCCCGCCGACGTAGCTGCCGTGGCTGCTAAATACAACTTACAGCACATCGGCCCCGAGCACGTGGAGTGCCGTCCGTTCCAGACAGGTGCCGGCCTGGCCCGCTTGTGCCGCGAGTCGTTCTGTCTGCTGCACCCGTCGTATATCGACAACAGCCCCAATAGCGTGTGCGAGGCTCAGCTAATGGGCCTACCCGTAGTGGCATCCGACGTAGGTGGGGTAGCCTCCCTCATCACCGAAGGCGAAACCGGCCTGCTTTGCGACCTGACGCCCGCCAGCCTGGCTCGTCAGACCCTGCGTCTCTATCACGACCCGGCCCTATACCAGCGAGTTGTCACCCAGGCACAAGCCGTAGCCCGCGAGCGGCATAACCCCGATACTATTATTCAGCGTACCCTGGCCATGTACGAGGCCGTACGCGACTCGGTACCAACGGCCGCCGCTGCGCCTGCCGTAGCGGCCACCGCCTAA
- a CDS encoding lipopolysaccharide biosynthesis protein: MAVTSSNVASAAVRGVQWTTAATVANALMQIGYTAVMARLLDPAAFGLVAMSGVVLRFGSYFAEMGLGHALVQRPEISKTDIRAAFTASIGLSIVVAGLAWLLAPLSVFFLKNEAVVPIVRMQALGFVLVGIGTTAASLLRREMRFDSIAKIDVLAYILGYGGVGITMAWAGMGVWSLILASLAQQLFATLMSYALVRHSIQLIFSREPYAKLLGYGSKVSVISFLEFVNGNLDTLLIGRLLGSTLLGIYNRAYMLLYLPMYFLTNSLARVAFPAFSKIQEDVPRVRALYLKSSTLVATVILPMCAGVAVAAPEMVQVLLGPKWMDSVPILRMLCFAIPLSMTTMFAGIVADARANLRQKVILNLEFMVLLTSLFWLLRDYGLLGIAAAIGTGEVVRTFLYMRITHNDIGIRYRQLLAMYLPGLLNAAAVGVGIMAVSLGLRSVGSPALLTLVAQIAMGGLALGVVVLRWPSSELHPHLQQGLNRLRKVAGLPTPLHASLARYAAFLERRQPLFPSFEPLTSSLTP, encoded by the coding sequence ATGGCAGTAACCTCTAGCAATGTAGCATCGGCCGCTGTGCGCGGGGTGCAGTGGACTACCGCTGCCACCGTGGCAAATGCACTGATGCAGATTGGCTACACGGCGGTGATGGCGCGTTTGCTGGACCCTGCCGCGTTTGGTCTGGTGGCCATGTCGGGCGTGGTGTTGCGCTTCGGTAGCTATTTCGCCGAAATGGGCCTGGGCCACGCGCTGGTGCAGCGACCAGAAATCAGTAAAACGGATATTCGAGCGGCTTTCACGGCCAGCATTGGGCTGAGCATTGTGGTGGCTGGGTTAGCTTGGCTGTTGGCGCCACTGTCAGTATTCTTCCTGAAAAATGAAGCGGTGGTACCCATCGTGCGAATGCAAGCCCTAGGCTTTGTGCTGGTGGGCATCGGTACTACCGCCGCCAGCCTGCTCCGGCGCGAAATGCGCTTCGACTCCATTGCCAAAATAGATGTGCTAGCCTATATTCTGGGCTATGGCGGGGTAGGCATCACCATGGCTTGGGCTGGTATGGGCGTGTGGAGCCTAATTCTGGCCAGTCTGGCGCAGCAGTTGTTTGCAACCCTGATGAGTTACGCGCTGGTACGCCACTCTATTCAGCTCATCTTCAGCCGCGAGCCATATGCCAAGTTGCTTGGCTACGGGAGCAAGGTATCGGTTATCAGTTTCCTGGAGTTTGTGAATGGCAACCTCGACACATTGCTGATCGGGCGCCTGTTGGGGAGTACGCTGCTGGGTATCTACAACCGTGCTTACATGCTGCTGTACCTGCCCATGTATTTCCTGACTAATAGTTTGGCGCGGGTGGCCTTCCCAGCATTTAGCAAAATTCAGGAAGATGTGCCGCGCGTACGGGCGCTCTACCTGAAAAGCAGCACGCTGGTAGCTACCGTCATCCTGCCTATGTGCGCCGGCGTTGCTGTGGCAGCCCCCGAGATGGTGCAGGTGCTACTTGGGCCCAAGTGGATGGACTCGGTTCCGATTCTGCGGATGCTGTGCTTCGCTATTCCGCTGAGTATGACCACTATGTTTGCTGGTATTGTGGCTGATGCACGGGCAAATTTGCGCCAGAAAGTGATTTTGAACCTGGAGTTCATGGTGCTGCTGACCAGCTTGTTCTGGCTGCTGCGCGACTATGGCCTGCTGGGTATTGCGGCCGCTATCGGCACGGGCGAGGTGGTGCGCACCTTCTTATACATGCGCATCACTCACAACGACATTGGTATTCGGTACCGGCAGCTGCTAGCTATGTACCTACCAGGTCTTCTGAACGCCGCCGCTGTAGGGGTAGGGATTATGGCCGTGTCGCTGGGTCTACGCTCCGTAGGCAGTCCGGCCCTGCTTACCCTTGTGGCGCAGATTGCTATGGGTGGCCTGGCTCTGGGCGTTGTGGTGCTACGCTGGCCTTCTAGCGAGTTGCACCCGCACTTGCAGCAGGGACTAAACCGCCTACGCAAGGTAGCGGGCCTGCCTACCCCGTTGCATGCCAGCCTGGCCCGCTATGCTGCTTTTCTGGAGCGCCGACAGCCGCTGTTTCCTTCTTTTGAGCCACTGACTAGCTCCCTCACGCCATGA
- a CDS encoding glycosyltransferase family 4 protein, with protein MKVLLSAYACNPTKGGESGIGYSWTQEWLQHGHEVWCFTRPDERADIEAYLAEHVSPEGRAKLHFVYVAVPGWVDYLYRWQFGVYLHYMVWQYQAWRAARKLEATVGFDLIHHATYGSLQMASWLWRVGKPLIIGPLGGGQQTPRSFQSYIPDWFKSETMRNTISRVLMAGDRNVRHSIRHAALVLTTNQETAAKVRALGARRVELFLDSGLPESFLPAEFPVREPADQLRLLWLGRLIHRKALPLVLDALTKVAARVPFHLTIVGDGPVGAELPELLRQRGLTDRVTWRGSLPWAEVREVFLTHDAFLFASLRDSFASQFLEAMGAGLPIITLNHQGARDFIPAEAAIKVPVTTPDETVAALARAVEECYDHPERRLAMGRAGYAFARTQSWPARSQRMLHLIEEAVPHATVLQKA; from the coding sequence ATGAAGGTGCTGCTCTCCGCGTATGCCTGCAATCCCACGAAAGGCGGGGAAAGCGGCATTGGCTATAGCTGGACACAAGAGTGGCTGCAACATGGCCATGAGGTGTGGTGCTTCACACGCCCCGATGAGCGGGCTGACATAGAAGCCTACTTGGCTGAGCACGTTTCGCCCGAAGGGCGGGCTAAGCTGCATTTTGTGTACGTAGCCGTGCCCGGCTGGGTAGACTACCTCTACCGGTGGCAGTTTGGCGTGTACTTACACTATATGGTGTGGCAGTACCAGGCGTGGCGTGCAGCGCGTAAGCTGGAGGCTACGGTTGGGTTCGATCTGATACACCACGCTACCTACGGCAGTCTGCAAATGGCATCGTGGCTGTGGCGTGTAGGCAAGCCGTTGATTATCGGTCCGTTGGGCGGTGGTCAGCAAACGCCCCGTTCGTTCCAGTCCTACATTCCCGACTGGTTCAAATCGGAAACCATGCGTAATACCATCAGCCGGGTGCTGATGGCCGGAGACCGGAACGTGCGCCATAGCATCCGCCACGCAGCGCTGGTGCTGACTACTAACCAGGAAACTGCCGCGAAAGTCCGGGCGCTGGGTGCCCGGCGGGTAGAGCTGTTTCTGGATTCGGGGCTGCCGGAGTCTTTTTTGCCCGCTGAGTTTCCGGTGCGCGAGCCAGCTGATCAGTTGCGTCTGCTGTGGCTGGGCCGACTGATTCACCGCAAAGCCCTACCCCTGGTGCTCGATGCCCTGACGAAGGTAGCGGCGCGGGTGCCCTTTCATCTAACCATTGTGGGCGATGGGCCAGTAGGAGCAGAGCTACCTGAACTGCTACGGCAGCGCGGCCTAACAGACCGCGTGACCTGGCGCGGCAGCCTGCCCTGGGCCGAAGTGCGGGAGGTGTTTCTGACGCACGACGCATTCTTGTTTGCCAGTCTGCGCGACTCCTTCGCCTCGCAGTTTCTGGAGGCCATGGGCGCCGGCCTACCCATCATCACGCTCAATCACCAAGGCGCCCGCGACTTTATACCCGCCGAGGCTGCCATTAAGGTACCCGTCACGACTCCTGATGAAACCGTGGCGGCGCTGGCCCGCGCTGTCGAGGAGTGCTACGACCACCCGGAGCGTCGCTTGGCCATGGGCCGGGCTGGTTACGCTTTCGCCCGCACCCAAAGCTGGCCGGCCCGGAGCCAACGCATGTTGCACCTGATTGAAGAGGCAGTGCCTCATGCAACGGTACTACAGAAAGCCTGA
- a CDS encoding O-antigen ligase family protein — protein MKIKLNFLALIPFLAILATSKAFWEFAFGADRVDQEPGELKFLVYALLAGSLASIWFYWRYFEPLMRKWLIAVLLVIGGMMLESYAEWGSVLEYAHVFNKLFVLLTIFGIYGFYRRHGLPPMQQLSTVILLVSVGNLLLFHRESLSLSAFVENTRGFNAASAYLFVLVILLSLNNYLLRNSLTSLLIVFVCMPLVIFLQHRSVWIAMFIAIPIDVLLLRRARLARFSPVKMVMLLVIPFILGSLGVTMLVLDNPQVVTRFEQSIDDIANADKQGTGSWRLKQIESYLPLVEERPVAGWRLEGFEVPMQFYDPSSDMPMWKDRTGHHFHNFYLDRAFYFGILGILLVVLVPIVLVTRRLLRSRFLDADTAALVAFFISLIVFGTSYDWSTYHYGLIGLMLAALAEPMTDPFLLQPRSAAHARRVSAPALPI, from the coding sequence ATGAAAATCAAGCTGAACTTTCTGGCGCTCATTCCCTTCCTGGCGATACTGGCTACCAGTAAAGCCTTCTGGGAGTTTGCGTTCGGGGCTGATCGGGTAGACCAGGAGCCAGGTGAGCTGAAGTTTCTGGTGTATGCCTTGCTGGCTGGCTCGCTGGCTAGCATCTGGTTCTACTGGCGCTACTTCGAGCCATTGATGCGCAAGTGGTTGATAGCGGTGTTGCTGGTGATAGGAGGGATGATGCTGGAATCGTATGCCGAGTGGGGCTCCGTACTGGAATACGCTCACGTATTCAACAAGCTGTTTGTGCTGCTCACCATTTTCGGCATCTATGGCTTCTACCGGCGGCACGGGCTGCCGCCTATGCAGCAGCTGAGTACGGTTATTCTACTAGTGTCCGTGGGCAACCTACTACTATTTCACCGGGAATCGTTGAGCCTGAGCGCCTTCGTGGAAAATACGCGAGGCTTCAACGCCGCTTCAGCCTACCTGTTTGTGCTGGTCATCCTGCTTAGCCTGAACAACTACCTGCTGCGCAATTCGCTTACTTCCCTGCTAATCGTGTTTGTGTGCATGCCGCTGGTGATTTTTCTGCAACACCGCTCGGTGTGGATTGCCATGTTCATTGCCATTCCGATTGACGTGCTGCTGTTGCGTCGGGCACGGCTGGCACGCTTCTCACCTGTAAAAATGGTAATGCTTTTGGTCATTCCCTTCATCCTAGGGTCGTTGGGCGTGACTATGCTGGTGCTGGATAATCCGCAGGTAGTCACCCGCTTCGAGCAGAGTATCGACGACATTGCCAACGCCGACAAGCAAGGCACCGGTAGCTGGCGTCTCAAGCAGATCGAATCCTACCTACCGTTGGTAGAAGAACGCCCCGTAGCTGGCTGGCGCCTCGAAGGTTTCGAAGTGCCCATGCAGTTCTACGACCCCAGCAGCGACATGCCTATGTGGAAAGACCGCACCGGCCACCACTTCCACAACTTCTACCTCGACCGGGCTTTCTACTTTGGCATTTTGGGCATTCTGCTGGTGGTGTTAGTGCCGATTGTGTTGGTTACGCGGCGGTTGCTTCGCTCACGTTTCCTCGATGCCGATACGGCTGCTTTAGTCGCCTTCTTCATCAGTCTGATTGTGTTCGGCACATCCTACGACTGGTCTACCTACCACTATGGCCTGATTGGCCTGATGCTGGCCGCCCTGGCCGAGCCCATGACAGACCCCTTCCTACTACAGCCGCGGTCTGCGGCACACGCGCGCCGGGTATCGGCTCCGGCGTTGCCTATCTAA
- a CDS encoding glycosyltransferase family 2 protein translates to MLYIVIPVFNRKEYTRECLLSLRAQTNQSFRTIVVDDGSTDGTDQMLAEEFPEVIVVKGDGNLFWTAGVNLGIRRALELGATRVMTLNNDVVTDPRFVEQMLLDAERNPNAVLGALELDAATGEPIYGGETLNFRTNMRRDLLEVLPPEKRTGLHEVTYLPGRGLLIPKAVIDKIGLFDEKRLPHYLADFDYTSVARRNGFPNYLNYNAILSTYPEESGQTLTRKHRSLKGYYQHLFGIRGGGNMVNFTHFALKNCPAPYLPYFLLNGYARRVVGYFLH, encoded by the coding sequence ATGCTTTACATCGTTATACCCGTTTTCAACCGCAAAGAATACACGCGCGAGTGCCTGCTCTCGTTGCGGGCTCAAACCAACCAGTCCTTCCGTACCATTGTGGTGGACGATGGCTCGACGGATGGCACCGACCAGATGCTGGCTGAGGAGTTTCCGGAAGTGATAGTAGTAAAGGGCGACGGGAATTTGTTCTGGACGGCGGGTGTAAACCTAGGCATCCGGCGGGCGCTGGAGCTGGGCGCTACTCGCGTCATGACCCTCAACAATGATGTGGTGACCGACCCGCGCTTTGTGGAGCAGATGTTGCTCGATGCCGAGCGCAACCCCAACGCTGTACTGGGTGCGCTAGAGCTGGACGCCGCTACCGGTGAGCCTATCTATGGCGGCGAAACACTGAACTTCCGCACTAACATGCGCCGTGACCTGCTAGAAGTGCTTCCTCCTGAAAAGCGTACCGGCCTGCACGAGGTAACTTACCTGCCCGGTCGCGGCCTGCTGATTCCGAAGGCTGTCATCGACAAAATAGGTCTGTTCGACGAAAAGCGCCTACCCCACTATCTGGCCGACTTTGACTACACCAGCGTAGCGCGCCGCAACGGCTTTCCGAACTACCTCAACTACAACGCCATCCTGAGCACCTACCCCGAAGAAAGCGGCCAGACGCTCACGCGCAAGCACCGCAGCCTGAAAGGGTATTACCAACACCTATTTGGTATCAGGGGCGGGGGCAACATGGTGAATTTTACGCACTTTGCCCTAAAAAACTGCCCAGCACCCTACCTGCCATATTTCCTGCTTAATGGCTATGCTCGGCGGGTGGTAGGGTACTTCCTCCATTAA